One Hugenholtzia roseola DSM 9546 genomic window carries:
- the rimO gene encoding 30S ribosomal protein S12 methylthiotransferase RimO produces the protein MKTKTLKRDKVNIITLGCSKNLVDSEVLLTQLKGNQIEATHEAQSDDANVVIINTCGFIERAKQESIDTILRFAQAKEDGQIEKLYVTGCLSHRYKDELAAEIEQVDDWFGTMDLPLILNKFNANYKHELVGERLTTTAPHYAYLKIAEGCDRPCSFCAIPLMRGGHVSRPMEELITEAKNLVRQGVKEVMLIAQDLTYYGIDLYRKRQLDELLRRLSDVEGLEWIRLHYAYPASFPLEVIDVMKERNNICNYLDMPLQHGATEILKHMRRGITRQKTEELIDAIRQKLPQIAIRTTLIAGHPHETLAHHEETIQFVEKMRFERLGVFTYSHEENTHSFSMPDTIAQEEKERRAAEIMDVQQAISLSHNQAKIGKTFKVLFDRKEGNYFIGRTEYDSPEVDNEVLIDATQNFVRLGDFASVTITDATHFDLFGTLNK, from the coding sequence ATGAAAACCAAGACCCTCAAACGCGATAAAGTCAATATCATTACCTTAGGCTGCTCGAAAAATTTGGTAGATTCGGAAGTTTTGCTCACCCAACTCAAAGGCAATCAGATAGAGGCTACACACGAAGCACAAAGCGATGATGCCAATGTGGTCATTATCAATACCTGCGGCTTTATAGAGCGTGCCAAGCAAGAGTCGATTGACACCATTTTGCGCTTTGCACAAGCCAAAGAAGACGGACAAATAGAAAAACTCTACGTTACGGGCTGCCTTTCCCATCGATACAAAGACGAGCTGGCTGCCGAAATCGAGCAAGTAGATGATTGGTTTGGTACAATGGATTTGCCCTTGATACTCAATAAATTCAACGCCAACTACAAGCACGAGCTGGTAGGCGAGCGGCTTACCACTACTGCCCCTCACTATGCCTATCTGAAAATTGCCGAAGGCTGCGACCGCCCCTGCTCTTTTTGCGCCATTCCGCTCATGCGCGGCGGACACGTATCGCGCCCTATGGAAGAACTTATTACGGAAGCTAAAAATTTGGTACGACAAGGGGTGAAAGAAGTGATGCTTATTGCCCAAGATTTGACCTACTACGGCATAGATTTGTACCGAAAAAGACAATTAGACGAACTATTGCGCCGCCTTTCTGATGTGGAAGGACTCGAATGGATACGCCTCCACTATGCCTACCCCGCTTCTTTTCCTTTGGAGGTGATTGATGTCATGAAGGAACGCAACAATATTTGCAATTATCTGGATATGCCACTTCAACATGGCGCAACGGAAATCCTCAAACACATGCGACGCGGCATTACGCGCCAAAAGACCGAAGAACTTATCGATGCCATTCGTCAGAAATTGCCGCAAATTGCCATCAGAACGACCCTTATTGCAGGACACCCTCATGAAACCTTGGCGCATCACGAAGAAACGATACAATTTGTAGAAAAAATGCGCTTCGAGCGTTTGGGCGTTTTCACCTACTCACACGAGGAAAATACCCACTCTTTTTCTATGCCCGACACCATTGCGCAGGAAGAGAAAGAAAGGCGAGCTGCCGAAATTATGGACGTGCAGCAAGCCATCTCACTTAGCCACAACCAAGCCAAAATTGGTAAAACTTTTAAAGTGCTTTTTGATAGAAAAGAAGGTAATTATTTTATCGGCAGAACCGAATACGATTCACCCGAAGTAGATAACGAAGTGCTGATTGATGCCACTCAAAATTTTGTCCGCTTAGGCGACTTTGCCTCTGTAACGATTACAGACGCGACGCATTTTGATTTGTTTGGAACGCTCAATAAGTAA
- a CDS encoding thioredoxin domain-containing protein → MNRLIHALSPYLLQHAHNPVDWYEWSDLALEKAKAENKPILVSIGYSACHWCHVMEKESFEDAQVAEVMNQNYICIKIDREERPDLDAIYMEAAQAFGANGGWPLHAFLTPEGKPFYGGTYFPKHKWIEILQRLAEIFRERAEEVFESADKVTAFLQKKESEKYKLYGERVAFEKETAAAIYADFSQHTDPDFGGFGSAPKFPMPIYYEFLLQYLYLFRKEETATKTIKEHLIFSLDQMIFGGIYDQIGGGFARYAVDNEWFLPHFEKMLYDNAQLIGLYAQAYALTGLERYKETVYQTIAFLERELKNKEGGGFYSALDADSEGEEGKFYVWKEAELLQILGETDFQFVKNYYHTTAQGNWQEAQANILFRNQTDADFASVYGWEIEKVKEKVKQVQTQLLAVRQKRIPPHTDDKILTSWNALTIKGLCEAYFVFGQEKWKDLALETAHFIETQMRSEGKLLHTYRKGQARIEAFLEDYAALIEAYIWLYQATFDEKWLEQAAQDAQYVCTHFFDEQENLFFFNGQKEISDLIAQKKEVFDNVLPASNSLMAKNLHFLGLLLHKPQWTELSDKMLYQVFPLVQAESRYLANWAALYAIKTAQTAEIAIVGADFREKAKELQRHFIPNKVVAATDTESSLPLLKGRNSDKTLVFVCKNYTCQLPQSEVTKALELL, encoded by the coding sequence ATGAACCGTCTAATTCACGCCCTAAGTCCTTATCTATTACAACATGCGCACAATCCTGTCGATTGGTATGAATGGTCGGATTTGGCTTTGGAAAAGGCAAAGGCTGAAAACAAGCCGATTTTGGTCAGCATTGGTTATTCGGCGTGCCATTGGTGTCATGTCATGGAAAAGGAGAGTTTTGAAGATGCGCAGGTGGCAGAGGTGATGAATCAGAATTATATTTGTATCAAAATAGATAGAGAAGAACGCCCCGATTTAGATGCCATTTACATGGAGGCGGCGCAAGCCTTTGGTGCGAATGGTGGCTGGCCGCTTCATGCCTTCCTCACGCCCGAAGGGAAACCTTTTTATGGCGGCACTTATTTTCCTAAACACAAATGGATAGAAATTTTGCAGCGATTGGCAGAAATTTTCAGAGAACGCGCCGAAGAAGTTTTTGAAAGTGCCGATAAGGTTACGGCTTTCCTACAAAAGAAAGAGTCGGAAAAGTACAAATTGTACGGAGAAAGGGTTGCCTTTGAAAAAGAAACCGCAGCGGCGATTTATGCCGATTTTAGCCAACACACAGACCCTGATTTTGGGGGCTTCGGAAGTGCGCCTAAGTTTCCTATGCCAATTTATTACGAATTTTTACTACAATATTTGTATCTTTTCAGAAAAGAAGAAACGGCTACAAAGACTATAAAAGAGCATCTAATTTTTAGCCTCGACCAGATGATTTTTGGCGGCATTTATGACCAAATTGGAGGTGGCTTTGCGCGTTATGCAGTGGATAATGAATGGTTTTTGCCGCATTTTGAGAAAATGTTGTATGATAATGCTCAACTCATTGGACTTTATGCGCAAGCATACGCCCTTACGGGTTTGGAGCGGTATAAAGAAACCGTTTATCAGACGATAGCATTTTTGGAGCGCGAACTTAAAAATAAGGAAGGCGGCGGTTTTTATTCTGCTTTAGATGCCGATAGCGAAGGCGAAGAAGGCAAGTTTTATGTTTGGAAGGAGGCAGAATTGTTGCAAATTTTGGGTGAAACTGATTTTCAATTTGTGAAAAATTATTACCACACTACTGCACAAGGGAATTGGCAGGAAGCGCAGGCAAATATTTTGTTTCGCAATCAAACAGATGCAGACTTTGCCTCTGTGTATGGCTGGGAAATAGAAAAGGTAAAAGAAAAAGTAAAACAAGTTCAGACCCAACTCTTGGCAGTTCGTCAGAAAAGAATACCCCCTCACACCGACGACAAAATTCTCACTTCTTGGAATGCCCTGACTATCAAGGGTTTGTGTGAAGCCTATTTTGTTTTCGGTCAGGAAAAGTGGAAAGATTTAGCCTTAGAAACCGCCCATTTTATCGAAACCCAAATGCGCAGCGAAGGCAAACTTTTGCACACGTATAGAAAAGGGCAGGCGCGTATCGAGGCTTTTTTAGAAGACTACGCCGCCTTGATAGAGGCTTATATTTGGCTCTATCAGGCTACTTTCGACGAAAAATGGTTGGAGCAGGCTGCCCAAGATGCTCAATATGTTTGTACTCATTTTTTTGACGAACAAGAAAATCTTTTCTTTTTCAATGGGCAGAAAGAAATATCCGACCTAATTGCACAAAAGAAAGAAGTTTTTGATAACGTCCTGCCTGCTTCTAATTCTTTGATGGCAAAAAATCTGCACTTTTTAGGTCTTTTATTACACAAGCCTCAATGGACAGAACTTTCCGATAAGATGCTATATCAAGTCTTTCCTTTGGTGCAAGCCGAATCGCGCTATTTGGCAAATTGGGCGGCACTCTACGCCATCAAAACTGCACAAACAGCCGAAATTGCTATCGTAGGGGCAGATTTTAGAGAAAAAGCGAAAGAATTGCAGCGACATTTTATCCCCAATAAAGTAGTGGCGGCTACCGATACTGAAAGTTCGCTCCCACTTTTGAAGGGGCGAAATAGCGATAAAACGCTTGTTTTTGTGTGTAAAAATTACACCTGCCAACTCCCACAAAGCGAAGTAACAAAGGCATTAGAACTTTTGTAG
- the lpdA gene encoding dihydrolipoyl dehydrogenase, producing MAANYDLIVIGAGPGGYVAAIRASQLGMKVAVVEREALGGICLNWGCIPTKALLKSAQVFEYVKHAADYGIQIAEASADFNGMIARSRNVANGMSKGIEFLFKKNKIEKLMGIGKLVSKESVEVTTAEGKKEVYTAKNIILATGGRSRQLPNLPIDGKKIIGYREAMSLPTQPKKMVIVGSGAIGVEFAYFYAAVGTEVTIVEFMPRIVPVEDEDVSKELERQYKKMGIKILTSSEVTKVDTAGAGCKVLVKNAKGEEVIECDIVLSAVGVETNLENLGLEQLGIKTEKGKVLVDDFFQTNVKGVYAIGDIVRGPALAHVASAEGIICVEKIAGHHPEPLDYNNIPGCTYCTPEIASVGLTEAKAKEMGYEVKVGKFPFSASGKASAAGAKEGFVKVIFDAKYGEFLGAHLIGANVTEMIAEVVVARKLETTGHEILKAVHPHPTMSEAIMEATAAAYGEVIHI from the coding sequence ATGGCAGCAAATTATGATTTAATCGTTATCGGTGCAGGACCGGGCGGATACGTAGCCGCTATTCGTGCCTCGCAGTTGGGCATGAAAGTAGCCGTTGTAGAGCGTGAGGCTTTGGGTGGCATCTGTTTGAATTGGGGCTGTATCCCTACAAAAGCCCTGCTCAAATCGGCACAAGTTTTTGAATATGTCAAGCACGCCGCCGACTATGGTATCCAAATCGCAGAGGCTTCTGCCGACTTCAACGGCATGATTGCACGCAGCCGCAACGTAGCCAATGGCATGAGCAAAGGCATCGAGTTTCTTTTCAAAAAGAATAAGATTGAAAAACTCATGGGCATAGGCAAATTGGTCTCGAAAGAAAGCGTAGAAGTTACCACTGCCGAAGGCAAAAAAGAGGTCTATACTGCCAAAAATATCATCTTAGCCACAGGCGGACGCTCGCGCCAGTTGCCCAATTTGCCCATCGACGGCAAAAAGATTATCGGCTATCGCGAGGCGATGTCTTTGCCTACACAGCCTAAAAAGATGGTCATTGTCGGTTCGGGTGCGATTGGGGTAGAATTTGCCTATTTTTATGCTGCCGTAGGAACGGAGGTTACGATTGTAGAATTTATGCCACGTATCGTACCCGTAGAAGACGAAGACGTGTCTAAGGAATTAGAGCGTCAGTACAAAAAAATGGGTATCAAAATCCTAACCTCTTCCGAAGTTACGAAGGTAGATACCGCAGGGGCAGGTTGTAAGGTTTTGGTCAAAAATGCAAAAGGCGAAGAAGTTATCGAATGTGATATTGTTCTTTCTGCCGTTGGCGTAGAAACCAATTTAGAAAATTTAGGCTTAGAGCAGCTCGGCATCAAGACCGAAAAAGGAAAAGTCTTGGTAGATGATTTCTTCCAAACCAACGTAAAAGGCGTATATGCCATCGGCGACATCGTGCGCGGTCCCGCCTTGGCGCACGTTGCCAGCGCAGAGGGTATCATTTGCGTAGAAAAAATCGCAGGGCATCACCCCGAACCTTTGGACTACAACAACATTCCGGGCTGTACCTACTGCACGCCTGAAATTGCTTCCGTCGGACTTACCGAAGCCAAAGCCAAAGAGATGGGCTATGAGGTAAAGGTAGGAAAGTTTCCTTTCTCGGCTTCGGGCAAAGCCAGTGCAGCAGGCGCAAAAGAAGGCTTTGTCAAAGTTATTTTTGATGCCAAATACGGCGAATTTTTGGGTGCGCATCTTATCGGTGCAAACGTAACTGAAATGATTGCCGAAGTGGTAGTGGCGCGTAAGCTCGAAACCACAGGACACGAAATCTTGAAAGCCGTACACCCACACCCGACTATGTCGGAAGCCATTATGGAGGCTACCGCAGCCGCTTATGGTGAGGTCATTCATATCTAA
- a CDS encoding glucosaminidase domain-containing protein encodes MKLLPIIKEYVRPLPLKAIPPIRLAVVWREKLYEFHIVIKEKTIAWLAVGFLCGMFVTYLEPLRWVRESHPDWLISLGMAEIETQAQTQHLYIHPTSEFERAPVLAQKVAEDFIIAKQILISDALIENKVSRLDQLNSDKLLEINREIAQLFCKNILQTAQTPDKVYHFFTDSIALRKIETALMEQVKYNIPASITLSRSALETAFGSRVVGNNYFNIRHKKSDPNQEEDPELRLLSLYFSEPEALLFKDWIVRTEEELAQTQPKILKCLVQNDLESYPSAWASFRAHSEMLAADKRYAPLFTKGKKYEDWADLIGSAENVAYGEGLKQIIARYQLYLLDF; translated from the coding sequence ATGAAACTTTTACCCATCATCAAAGAATACGTCCGCCCTTTGCCGCTCAAGGCAATTCCCCCCATTCGTTTGGCGGTGGTTTGGCGTGAGAAGCTCTATGAATTTCACATTGTTATCAAAGAAAAGACGATTGCTTGGCTTGCCGTCGGTTTTCTTTGTGGCATGTTCGTAACCTACTTAGAACCGCTCCGTTGGGTCAGGGAAAGCCACCCTGACTGGCTCATTTCGCTTGGCATGGCAGAAATTGAAACACAAGCACAGACACAACACCTCTATATTCACCCCACAAGCGAATTTGAGCGTGCGCCTGTCTTAGCGCAAAAAGTGGCAGAAGATTTTATTATCGCCAAGCAGATTTTGATTAGTGATGCCCTGATTGAAAATAAAGTTTCGCGTTTAGACCAATTAAATAGCGATAAACTTTTAGAAATCAATCGCGAGATAGCACAACTGTTTTGCAAAAATATTTTGCAAACTGCCCAGACCCCAGACAAAGTCTATCACTTCTTTACCGATAGCATAGCCCTTCGCAAAATAGAAACTGCTTTGATGGAACAGGTAAAATACAACATTCCTGCCTCTATTACCCTTTCGCGCTCTGCCTTAGAAACTGCCTTTGGTTCGCGTGTTGTAGGCAATAATTATTTTAATATTCGCCACAAAAAATCCGACCCAAATCAAGAAGAAGACCCCGAACTTCGCCTATTGAGCCTCTACTTTTCCGAACCAGAAGCCCTGCTATTTAAAGATTGGATAGTGCGAACCGAAGAAGAATTGGCGCAGACGCAACCCAAGATTTTGAAGTGCTTGGTGCAAAACGATTTAGAAAGCTACCCTTCGGCTTGGGCTTCCTTCCGCGCCCACTCTGAAATGCTTGCCGCCGACAAACGTTACGCGCCTCTTTTTACAAAAGGTAAGAAGTACGAAGATTGGGCAGATTTGATAGGCAGTGCCGAAAATGTAGCCTACGGCGAGGGTTTGAAGCAAATCATTGCACGTTATCAGCTTTATCTTTTGGATTTTTAG
- a CDS encoding sodium:solute symporter: MLSPQTILFVLFGYFVLLLLIARKTAKGANTADFFNASRQAPWLVVAFGMIGASMSGVTFLSVPGQVGKAAEGGFVAFSYLQVVLGYLVGYAIIGTILLPLYYRLQSVSIYEYLETRFGFWTYKTGSAFFLLSRLVGSALRLFLSAQVLQVFVFDDLGLPFELTSLLTIALIWVYTFRGGIKTIIWTDTLQTAFFLLALVITIYTISEALGFESLSTLWQQVSESPYSQIFVWEGSSSRNFFKQFLGGIFIALTMTGLDQDMMQKNLSCRTLQDSQKNMFWFSLTLLIVNFFFLILGASLYLFAQAKGVEIPTNTDTLYPLIAKNHLGTIGALVFFVGIIAATYSSADSSLTALTTAFTVDFLGFNRSKTGEAQKRAKRIRVHLVFSLLTFLIMLIAYYANNQAVIDSVMRMAGYTYGPLLGLFAFGLLLRARLHDRLVPALCLLAPLLTYLLNHYSPQLFNGYQMGYELVLVNGIITFILLLFLIKKEK; this comes from the coding sequence ATGCTCTCTCCACAAACCATTCTTTTTGTACTCTTTGGCTATTTCGTCTTGCTCCTGCTGATTGCTCGCAAAACGGCGAAAGGGGCTAATACCGCCGACTTTTTCAACGCCAGCCGCCAAGCCCCTTGGCTTGTGGTGGCATTTGGTATGATTGGCGCGTCTATGTCGGGCGTAACCTTCCTTTCCGTACCCGGTCAGGTAGGAAAAGCGGCAGAGGGCGGCTTTGTCGCTTTCAGTTACTTGCAGGTGGTTTTGGGCTACTTAGTGGGCTATGCAATTATTGGTACAATCTTACTTCCGCTTTATTATCGCCTACAAAGTGTTTCTATTTATGAATATTTAGAAACGCGATTTGGATTTTGGACATACAAAACAGGCTCTGCCTTTTTTCTGCTCTCACGTCTGGTAGGCTCTGCGCTGCGGCTTTTTTTGTCGGCACAGGTGCTGCAAGTCTTTGTCTTTGACGACTTAGGCTTGCCCTTCGAGCTTACCTCCCTGCTTACCATTGCCCTGATATGGGTCTATACCTTTCGTGGGGGCATCAAAACTATCATCTGGACAGATACCCTGCAAACGGCTTTTTTTCTGCTTGCCCTTGTCATTACGATTTACACCATTTCGGAAGCACTTGGTTTTGAAAGCCTTAGCACACTTTGGCAGCAAGTTAGCGAAAGCCCTTATAGTCAGATTTTTGTGTGGGAGGGTAGCTCGTCGCGCAACTTTTTCAAACAGTTTTTAGGGGGTATTTTCATTGCCCTGACCATGACAGGCTTAGACCAAGATATGATGCAAAAAAATCTTTCCTGCCGCACGCTGCAAGATTCGCAAAAAAATATGTTTTGGTTTAGCCTGACGCTTCTGATAGTGAATTTCTTTTTTCTTATTTTAGGAGCTTCTCTTTATCTTTTTGCACAAGCAAAAGGCGTAGAAATCCCTACCAATACCGATACACTCTATCCGCTTATCGCTAAAAACCACTTAGGCACAATAGGCGCGTTGGTGTTTTTTGTCGGAATCATTGCCGCCACCTATTCCAGTGCCGATTCCTCCCTCACTGCCCTTACTACCGCCTTTACCGTAGATTTTTTGGGCTTCAATCGCTCAAAAACAGGCGAAGCACAAAAACGCGCCAAACGGATTCGCGTGCATTTGGTCTTTTCTCTGCTCACTTTTTTGATAATGCTTATCGCCTATTATGCTAATAATCAAGCGGTTATAGATAGCGTTATGCGCATGGCAGGCTATACATACGGTCCTCTTTTAGGGCTTTTTGCCTTCGGGCTGCTCCTGCGTGCAAGGCTGCACGACCGCCTTGTGCCTGCGCTCTGCCTGCTTGCTCCGCTGCTTACCTACCTGCTCAATCACTACTCGCCACAGCTTTTCAATGGCTATCAGATGGGCTATGAACTTGTTTTGGTGAATGGTATCATTACCTTTATTTTGCTTTTGTTTTTGATAAAAAAAGAAAAATAA
- a CDS encoding YifB family Mg chelatase-like AAA ATPase, with translation MIAKTFGASVVGVDANIITLEANVIKGTRIFIVGLADSAVKESEQRVESALKQLGFRIPRQKIVINLAPADVRKEGAAYDLPIALSILVASDQIEALDFDKYVILGELALDGQLRPIRGVLPIAIEARKQGFKGFVLPKENAAEAAIVNDLDIIGVENLEEAIAFFEGEKTIAPLHINTRDLFSQKQNEYEADFSDVQGQENIKRALEIAAAGGHNVIMIGSPGAGKTMLAKRLPSILPPISLHEALETTKIHSVAGKIVGTDSFLVVQRPFRAPHHTISDVALVGGGGNPQPGEISLAHNGVLFLDELPEFKRTVLEVLRQPLEERKVTISRAKLSVDFPCNFMLIASMNPCPCGYYNHPEKSCTCPPGSVQRYLNKISGPLLDRIDLHVEVTPVSFDEMTANRKTESSADIRARVIKARQIQTLRFQNMEGIHSNAMMPSQLVKQVCKIDEKGKQMLKSAMDKFGLSARAYDRILKVARTIADLEASADIAPYHLAEAILFRTLDRSNWAN, from the coding sequence ATGATTGCAAAAACATTTGGCGCATCAGTAGTTGGAGTCGATGCCAATATTATTACGTTGGAGGCGAATGTCATCAAGGGGACGCGCATTTTTATCGTCGGATTGGCAGATAGTGCCGTCAAGGAGAGTGAGCAGCGGGTAGAATCGGCACTCAAACAGTTGGGATTTCGAATTCCTCGCCAAAAAATTGTCATCAATTTAGCTCCCGCCGATGTACGAAAAGAAGGGGCTGCCTACGATTTGCCCATTGCGCTATCTATCTTAGTGGCTTCCGACCAAATCGAAGCCCTCGACTTTGACAAATACGTCATCTTAGGCGAACTGGCGTTAGATGGACAACTTCGCCCTATTCGCGGCGTGTTGCCTATTGCCATAGAAGCCCGAAAACAAGGTTTTAAAGGCTTTGTGCTGCCCAAAGAAAATGCTGCCGAAGCTGCTATTGTCAATGATTTGGATATTATTGGCGTAGAGAATTTGGAAGAAGCCATTGCTTTTTTTGAAGGTGAAAAAACTATCGCACCCCTACACATCAATACGCGCGACCTTTTTTCCCAAAAACAAAACGAATACGAAGCCGACTTTTCTGACGTGCAGGGACAGGAAAATATCAAACGCGCCTTAGAAATTGCAGCAGCAGGCGGACACAATGTCATTATGATAGGTTCGCCGGGGGCAGGCAAAACGATGCTCGCCAAAAGATTGCCCTCTATCCTCCCCCCTATTTCGTTGCATGAAGCCTTAGAAACGACTAAAATCCATTCAGTGGCGGGTAAGATTGTCGGGACAGATTCTTTTTTGGTAGTCCAACGCCCTTTCCGCGCTCCTCATCATACCATCAGCGACGTTGCCTTAGTGGGTGGTGGCGGCAATCCGCAGCCGGGCGAAATTAGCTTGGCGCACAATGGCGTACTTTTTCTAGACGAACTACCCGAATTTAAGCGCACTGTCTTAGAAGTCTTGCGGCAGCCTTTGGAAGAGCGCAAGGTTACGATTTCACGTGCCAAACTTTCGGTAGATTTTCCTTGTAATTTTATGCTTATCGCAAGCATGAATCCCTGTCCTTGTGGCTATTACAATCACCCTGAAAAAAGTTGTACTTGCCCACCGGGTAGTGTGCAGCGGTATCTCAATAAAATCAGTGGTCCTCTTTTGGATAGGATAGACCTGCATGTAGAAGTTACGCCTGTTTCTTTTGATGAAATGACGGCAAATAGGAAAACCGAAAGCAGTGCCGATATTAGGGCGCGGGTCATCAAGGCAAGGCAAATCCAAACGCTGCGTTTTCAAAACATGGAAGGTATCCATTCCAACGCTATGATGCCTTCCCAACTTGTCAAACAGGTTTGTAAAATTGATGAAAAAGGAAAACAGATGCTTAAAAGTGCGATGGATAAGTTTGGACTTTCGGCGCGTGCCTATGATAGAATCTTGAAGGTGGCGCGTACCATTGCCGATTTGGAAGCAAGTGCAGATATAGCACCTTACCATTTGGCAGAGGCAATTCTTTTCCGCACCTTAGACCGAAGCAACTGGGCAAACTAA